From a single Microcoleus sp. FACHB-672 genomic region:
- a CDS encoding TRC40/GET3/ArsA family transport-energizing ATPase, whose translation MRVILMTGKGGVGKTSVAAATGLRCAELGYRTLVLSTDPAHSLADSFDLELGHEPQLVRPNLWGAELDALMELESNWGAVKRYITQVLQARGLDGVQAEELAILPGMDEIFGLVRMKRHYDEGEFDVLIIDSAPTGTALRLLSLPEVSGWYMRRFYRPLQQMSVVLRPLVEPFFKPLAGFSLPDREVMDAPYEFYEQIEALEKVLTDNTQTSVRLVTNPEKMVIKESLRAHAYLSLYNVGTDLVVANRIIPESVTDPFFQRWKENQQQYRHEIHENFHPLPVKEVPLYSEEMCGLAALDRLKETLYADEDPTQVYYKETTLRVVQENNQYSLELYLPGIPKDQVQLNKTGDELNIRIGNHRRNLVLPQALAALQPAGAKMEDDYLKIRFTEVAKV comes from the coding sequence ATGCGCGTAATATTGATGACCGGCAAAGGAGGCGTGGGCAAAACCTCCGTAGCAGCGGCTACAGGCTTGCGTTGTGCTGAACTCGGCTATAGAACCCTTGTGCTGAGTACAGATCCCGCTCACTCTTTGGCAGACAGTTTTGATCTGGAACTGGGCCACGAGCCGCAACTGGTGCGCCCCAACTTATGGGGGGCAGAACTCGATGCGCTGATGGAATTAGAAAGCAATTGGGGTGCGGTGAAGCGCTACATCACTCAAGTTCTGCAAGCGCGAGGACTGGATGGCGTCCAAGCTGAAGAGCTGGCCATTCTACCGGGTATGGATGAGATTTTTGGCCTAGTCCGGATGAAGCGTCATTATGACGAGGGTGAATTTGATGTGCTGATCATTGACTCAGCACCCACCGGCACAGCATTGAGATTGCTGAGTTTACCGGAAGTCAGTGGCTGGTATATGCGCCGGTTTTATCGCCCACTGCAACAAATGTCAGTTGTGCTGCGCCCTTTGGTTGAACCATTTTTTAAACCTCTTGCCGGTTTTTCCCTGCCTGACAGAGAGGTGATGGATGCGCCCTATGAGTTTTACGAACAAATTGAAGCATTAGAAAAAGTTCTCACAGATAATACTCAAACATCTGTGCGCTTAGTCACCAATCCAGAGAAAATGGTGATTAAAGAGTCGCTTCGTGCTCATGCCTATTTAAGTCTTTATAACGTCGGCACAGATCTAGTCGTGGCAAACCGGATTATTCCTGAATCTGTAACCGATCCTTTCTTTCAGCGCTGGAAAGAAAATCAGCAGCAATACCGGCACGAAATTCACGAGAATTTTCACCCACTGCCGGTTAAGGAAGTCCCCCTTTATTCCGAAGAAATGTGCGGCTTAGCTGCCTTAGATCGCCTGAAAGAAACGCTGTATGCGGATGAAGATCCGACTCAGGTTTACTACAAAGAAACCACCCTAAGAGTGGTACAAGAGAATAATCAGTACAGCTTAGAACTTTACTTGCCTGGAATTCCTAAAGATCAAGTTCAACTGAATAAGACGGGGGATGAATTAAATATCCGAATTGGCAACCACCGGCGCAATTTAGTGCTGCCGCAAGCATTGGCTGCTCTACAGCCTGCCGGTGCCAAAATGGAAGATGATTATCTCAAGATTCGCTTTACTGAGGTGGCAAAGGTTTAG
- a CDS encoding TolC family protein translates to MHQPPHPTSDELDPSPSSVLSIRDRIFRILTLVGATVGWVCILAFAVKPFLTVKATAEGKLVEPAPSAKINPVQVKNTQRLISSQISTQNNPPLPNVQQQQPISPPASVVQSSTYQNLALKTAVNNSQSRIKKFGWKKSVNTLASANRSQPLNSPAKISTQFQQHSLSASSSNSPTNNNLESKKRGDLQTETKQKPAQQPSVTDEPGILLTVSDIVILALQNNRGIKNAYLERIVQRQDLAVAQDKFVPNFTPRISIALDRQRVGAGTSKSGGVDLGANVSVTLPAGGNLSFGWNGTGRALTTNNFDFDDDFNDGGALGQNLQLNFNQPLLRGFGVEVNRASIDIARLNEQANILFLKSTLSDIITNAILAYRNLLQAQERVKIERISLEIAQQQLETLQVLINAGREAPVDIFPSETNVASRQLTLLAAENERERVRLELIKILDIERTTNILAAAPSSLPTTPPDVKNLNQLALTNNPNYLRSTLALDISKFALLLAENERKWNLDFNATYGNVANTGSDKTTDVRAGLTFSREFGDLTVEQRYQRSRVNRLQAENSLNDVKESLEIEVTDRIRDVNLKLKQVELAQRARELSEKQLSIEQEKLKLGISNIIDVVGFQNDLAQARNAELDARIDYLNALTLLEQTVGITLDAWNITVETK, encoded by the coding sequence ATGCATCAGCCCCCGCATCCTACTTCCGACGAGCTAGATCCAAGCCCTTCCTCAGTTCTCTCCATCCGAGACAGGATATTTCGCATTCTCACACTCGTGGGTGCTACTGTGGGCTGGGTTTGTATTTTAGCTTTTGCTGTTAAACCTTTTTTAACTGTCAAAGCAACTGCTGAAGGTAAATTAGTTGAGCCGGCACCCTCTGCAAAAATTAACCCTGTTCAAGTTAAAAACACTCAGCGGTTAATATCTTCTCAAATCTCAACTCAAAATAATCCTCCACTTCCTAACGTTCAACAGCAGCAACCAATTTCTCCGCCCGCGTCGGTAGTTCAATCTTCAACTTATCAAAATTTGGCATTAAAAACAGCAGTAAACAATTCTCAGAGTCGGATAAAAAAATTTGGATGGAAAAAGTCGGTTAATACTTTAGCGTCTGCGAATCGTTCTCAACCCCTCAATTCCCCTGCAAAAATTTCCACCCAATTTCAACAGCATTCCTTGTCGGCATCTAGCTCAAATTCACCGACCAACAATAATTTAGAAAGTAAAAAAAGAGGTGATTTACAGACAGAAACGAAACAAAAGCCGGCACAACAACCATCCGTTACCGATGAGCCAGGGATTCTTTTAACGGTTTCTGATATTGTAATTTTGGCTTTGCAGAATAATCGAGGAATTAAAAACGCTTATCTCGAAAGAATTGTACAAAGACAAGATTTAGCCGTTGCACAAGATAAGTTTGTTCCTAATTTTACACCCAGAATTTCAATCGCATTAGATCGCCAAAGAGTAGGTGCCGGCACAAGCAAATCAGGCGGCGTGGATCTGGGGGCAAATGTTTCTGTTACCCTTCCTGCAGGTGGAAACTTGAGTTTTGGCTGGAATGGCACGGGACGCGCTTTAACAACGAATAACTTTGATTTTGATGATGATTTCAATGATGGCGGCGCACTTGGACAAAATCTCCAGCTCAATTTTAATCAACCGCTTTTAAGGGGATTTGGCGTTGAAGTTAACCGAGCTTCTATAGATATTGCTCGTTTGAACGAACAAGCTAATATTTTATTTTTAAAATCTACGCTGAGCGATATTATAACCAATGCTATTTTAGCTTATAGAAACTTACTACAAGCTCAGGAACGCGTTAAAATCGAAAGAATTTCTCTAGAAATTGCTCAACAGCAATTGGAAACTTTGCAGGTTTTAATTAATGCCGGCAGAGAAGCGCCAGTGGATATTTTTCCAAGTGAGACAAATGTTGCCAGCCGGCAACTCACTTTATTAGCTGCTGAGAATGAGCGAGAGCGAGTCAGGTTGGAACTGATTAAAATTCTCGACATTGAGCGAACTACCAATATTTTAGCCGCCGCACCTTCTTCGTTACCCACAACACCGCCAGATGTAAAAAATTTAAACCAACTTGCTTTGACCAACAATCCCAATTATTTACGCTCAACACTTGCCCTAGATATCTCTAAATTTGCGCTTTTACTAGCAGAAAATGAGCGAAAGTGGAATTTAGATTTTAATGCAACCTATGGCAATGTCGCAAATACAGGAAGCGATAAAACAACAGACGTGAGAGCCGGCTTGACTTTCAGCCGAGAATTTGGCGATTTAACAGTCGAACAAAGATATCAACGAAGTCGAGTTAACCGACTTCAAGCTGAAAACAGTTTAAATGATGTGAAAGAAAGTTTAGAAATTGAAGTAACGGATAGAATCAGAGATGTTAACTTGAAGCTCAAACAAGTGGAACTTGCCCAACGCGCTAGAGAATTATCTGAAAAGCAACTGAGTATAGAACAAGAAAAGCTTAAATTAGGAATATCCAATATTATTGATGTTGTCGGTTTTCAAAATGACTTAGCCCAAGCCAGAAATGCAGAATTAGACGCTAGAATTGATTATTTAAACGCACTAACTTTGCTTGAGCAAACGGTTGGAATTACTTTAGATGCTTGGAATATTACAGTTGAGACAAAATGA
- a CDS encoding ABC transporter permease, with product MSLAPFDLLALTCNSLRGNPLRSALTTLGVFMGVAAVSATLQVGNISKAVLQQQLAERDAPHLRVFALWDRDTGQRLDLKLEDMEFLRQRIVGLQAISAGESTGAPKTVFQGEEATPDMQAVSLDYLLTTGRQLVAGRFFNPGDFASYRPVVVIDEFLVETLFQGEDPINQRIYADSRPYIVVGVVPTKESLGEPEGQLLLPMSVHSALTGRRDIGEIWLRPYKMEDLADMGEQVKKLLEQRFPGQKFYIYNSVKKIIEQQKTLELVSQALLALGAISLLVGGVGIANISIAAVMERTPEIGLRRAIGATQTDIMLQFILEAAILSLVGGMVAIVTVHGLTVVVAETFTLPYEFETGTAALALGSALLVGVGAGFMPAIRASRLDPVKALRSE from the coding sequence ATGAGCCTCGCCCCTTTCGATCTCCTCGCCCTCACTTGCAACTCTTTGCGCGGCAACCCCTTGCGTTCCGCCTTGACAACGCTGGGAGTGTTCATGGGAGTGGCTGCTGTCAGCGCCACGCTTCAAGTGGGCAATATTAGCAAAGCTGTGCTCCAACAGCAACTCGCAGAACGCGATGCGCCGCACCTTAGGGTTTTCGCCCTGTGGGATCGTGACACCGGGCAGCGGCTCGATCTGAAGTTGGAAGATATGGAATTTTTGCGACAGCGAATCGTGGGTTTGCAGGCGATCAGTGCGGGAGAGTCGACAGGTGCTCCAAAAACGGTGTTTCAGGGAGAGGAAGCCACGCCTGACATGCAGGCGGTTTCTCTAGACTACTTGCTCACAACTGGCCGGCAATTGGTGGCGGGCCGATTTTTCAATCCTGGGGATTTTGCTAGCTACCGTCCTGTAGTGGTAATTGATGAATTTTTGGTAGAAACCCTGTTTCAAGGCGAAGATCCGATCAATCAACGCATCTATGCTGATAGCCGGCCTTATATTGTCGTAGGGGTGGTGCCAACCAAGGAGAGTCTGGGTGAGCCAGAGGGACAATTGCTACTGCCGATGTCGGTTCACAGCGCCCTGACGGGTCGCCGCGATATTGGAGAAATTTGGCTGCGCCCTTACAAGATGGAAGACTTGGCAGATATGGGAGAACAAGTTAAGAAGCTTCTGGAACAGCGTTTTCCAGGTCAGAAGTTTTATATTTATAACAGTGTTAAGAAAATTATAGAGCAGCAAAAAACCCTGGAATTGGTTTCACAAGCACTGCTAGCACTGGGGGCAATTTCACTGCTGGTTGGGGGCGTTGGAATTGCTAATATTAGTATCGCAGCGGTGATGGAACGTACCCCAGAAATCGGTCTGAGGCGAGCAATTGGGGCAACTCAGACCGATATTATGTTGCAGTTTATTCTAGAAGCAGCGATTTTAAGTTTAGTCGGGGGAATGGTAGCAATTGTAACAGTACACGGGTTAACGGTTGTGGTGGCTGAGACGTTTACACTGCCTTACGAGTTTGAAACCGGCACCGCAGCTTTAGCATTAGGATCAGCCCTATTAGTGGGGGTGGGTGCTGGATTTATGCCGGCTATCCGTGCCAGCCGACTCGATCCCGTTAAAGCATTACGTTCTGAGTGA
- a CDS encoding efflux RND transporter periplasmic adaptor subunit, translating to MGQKDKKQVTAGIKWIMMSAVLALASAGGWLVYGQIINRPADAVSVRLIDVKQDNVESTINESGTVELGGQQTLKSPLEGAVAQVLVRQGERVDSGEQLLVLRNPERQISLSTQQAKIREQEITLANNRQKVLEATAQLNAAQKALQDIVSRRDNTKQIRLNQQQLESEKQQLTLASSRQKVLDAKESLASTQRELRELEELDRRGFIAKTELREQEETVRNAESSLREAQSQVNTNIIEQQRLQLEIQTIEEEFQDKAEEDRTTLQQAEASERDATAALRQAEADVATATIALQQAQLERQEIEAKLQENVVIAPISGVILDLVVKEGDGVNLSDKLLTLGDPSQEFVKLQLSTLNAARVKPNQEARISVIGPEGETFAGQIVSLSPLAGAGTQNSQDQSSEAAQATVPATVRLSTPSGKLIPGSQVNVEIVLDARQNVVVLDTEAIQREGPLPFVWVRDTQGKAQKRPVKLGLEGLVTVEVKSGLRPGDQVVVPPPEAALEAGMPVTPEIEPPKAKNGKGKPRTKK from the coding sequence ATGGGGCAAAAAGATAAAAAACAAGTCACAGCCGGCATCAAATGGATCATGATGTCAGCAGTTTTAGCCCTGGCAAGCGCTGGCGGCTGGTTAGTCTATGGCCAAATTATTAACCGGCCAGCCGATGCCGTCTCGGTGCGTCTAATTGACGTTAAACAAGACAACGTTGAAAGTACAATCAACGAGAGCGGCACAGTGGAACTTGGGGGTCAGCAGACACTCAAATCGCCCCTAGAAGGTGCAGTTGCTCAAGTATTGGTGCGACAAGGCGAACGCGTTGATTCTGGGGAGCAACTGCTCGTGTTGCGAAACCCGGAACGACAGATAAGCCTCAGCACCCAGCAGGCGAAAATTCGGGAACAGGAAATCACCCTAGCAAATAACCGGCAGAAAGTTCTCGAAGCCACCGCACAGCTCAACGCTGCCCAAAAGGCACTACAGGATATTGTCAGCCGGCGCGACAATACAAAACAAATCCGTCTCAACCAGCAGCAGTTGGAGAGCGAAAAACAACAACTCACCTTAGCAAGCAGCCGGCAAAAAGTTCTTGATGCTAAAGAAAGCCTCGCATCTACACAGCGAGAGCTGCGTGAACTTGAAGAATTAGATCGTCGAGGTTTCATTGCCAAAACGGAACTTCGAGAGCAGGAAGAGACAGTTCGCAATGCTGAATCTTCTTTACGCGAAGCACAGTCACAAGTGAACACCAATATTATTGAGCAACAACGCCTTCAGTTAGAAATTCAAACAATAGAAGAAGAATTTCAGGACAAAGCCGAAGAAGATCGCACTACATTGCAACAAGCGGAAGCCTCTGAACGAGACGCCACCGCTGCATTGCGACAGGCAGAAGCAGACGTTGCCACCGCGACTATCGCACTACAACAAGCGCAATTAGAACGCCAAGAAATTGAAGCGAAACTTCAAGAAAATGTTGTGATTGCCCCGATTAGCGGTGTGATTCTCGACCTCGTCGTTAAAGAAGGGGATGGCGTTAACCTCAGCGATAAGCTGCTCACCCTGGGCGATCCCTCCCAAGAATTCGTAAAACTTCAGCTTTCCACTCTGAATGCGGCGCGAGTAAAGCCGAATCAAGAAGCCCGGATTAGTGTGATTGGCCCAGAAGGAGAAACCTTCGCCGGCCAGATTGTGAGTTTGTCACCACTGGCAGGTGCCGGCACCCAAAATAGCCAAGATCAAAGCAGCGAAGCCGCTCAAGCAACTGTGCCGGCAACGGTGCGGCTGAGCACTCCGAGCGGTAAGCTGATTCCAGGCAGTCAGGTGAATGTGGAAATCGTGCTGGATGCGCGGCAGAACGTTGTGGTTTTGGATACAGAGGCCATTCAGCGGGAGGGTCCATTACCGTTTGTCTGGGTGCGCGACACTCAAGGCAAAGCTCAGAAACGTCCTGTTAAGCTGGGTTTAGAAGGGTTAGTCACGGTGGAGGTCAAATCTGGACTGCGACCGGGCGACCAGGTTGTGGTGCCCCCGCCAGAGGCTGCTTTGGAGGCTGGAATGCCGGTGACTCCCGAAATAGAACCCCCGAAAGCTAAAAATGGCAAGGGAAAACCGAGAACCAAAAAATAA
- the dnaN gene encoding DNA polymerase III subunit beta, protein MKLVCAQSDLSTNLSLVSRAVPSRPTHPVLANVLLSADVETQRVQLTGFDLSLGLRTSFAASVEEGGEMTLPAKLLNDIVSRLPQGEITLAVEEAAGEGSDAGITATITSTSGRYKVRGMGVEEFPELPVVENGQAIYLPGEALIEGLRGSLFATSADETKQVLTGVHLKVGQDDLEFAATDGHRLAVVQTPKQGKVDEDSDQPETDNREFEMTVPARALRELERMVGMRQGSEPIALHFDQGQIVFELGDQRLTSRKLEGQYPAYRQLIPKNFSNQVNVDRRQLLSALERIAVLADQKNNIVKCTLDSENQQIFLSVEAADVGSGRESMPAQISADEPKEIAFNVKYLMDGLKVLSTSEIQIQLNLATNPVVLTPLGGMKMIYLVMPVQLRA, encoded by the coding sequence ATGAAGCTGGTTTGTGCCCAAAGTGACCTCAGTACCAATTTATCGCTCGTAAGTCGTGCAGTGCCTTCTCGTCCGACGCATCCAGTGCTTGCTAACGTACTCTTGAGTGCGGATGTGGAAACGCAGCGGGTGCAGTTGACAGGATTTGACCTTAGTCTCGGACTTCGCACCAGTTTTGCTGCCTCTGTGGAAGAGGGGGGGGAAATGACGCTGCCGGCAAAACTACTCAATGATATTGTGTCGCGTTTGCCCCAGGGAGAGATCACGCTAGCGGTTGAAGAAGCTGCCGGTGAGGGTTCAGATGCCGGTATTACTGCCACCATCACTTCAACGTCAGGACGCTACAAAGTTCGGGGAATGGGAGTAGAAGAATTTCCAGAGTTGCCGGTTGTGGAAAATGGTCAAGCAATCTATTTGCCTGGTGAGGCTTTAATTGAAGGACTGCGGGGTTCTTTGTTCGCCACCAGTGCGGATGAAACCAAGCAGGTACTCACCGGCGTCCACTTGAAAGTTGGGCAAGATGACTTAGAATTTGCAGCGACTGATGGCCACCGGCTGGCTGTTGTGCAAACACCCAAACAGGGTAAGGTTGATGAGGACTCAGATCAGCCAGAAACCGACAACCGAGAATTTGAAATGACGGTTCCGGCGAGAGCTTTGCGGGAATTGGAACGAATGGTGGGAATGCGCCAAGGATCTGAACCGATCGCCCTGCATTTTGACCAAGGGCAAATTGTTTTTGAGTTAGGAGATCAGCGGCTGACGAGCCGAAAATTAGAGGGACAATATCCGGCTTACCGGCAATTAATTCCCAAAAATTTTTCTAACCAAGTTAATGTTGACCGGCGGCAACTGTTGAGCGCTTTAGAGCGGATTGCGGTGCTTGCAGATCAAAAGAATAATATTGTCAAGTGTACGCTTGATAGCGAGAACCAGCAGATTTTTCTATCAGTTGAAGCGGCGGATGTGGGGAGTGGAAGAGAGTCAATGCCGGCGCAAATTTCGGCAGATGAACCGAAAGAAATTGCCTTCAATGTTAAATATTTGATGGATGGGTTAAAAGTGCTAAGCACTTCTGAAATTCAGATTCAGCTTAATTTAGCGACAAATCCGGTGGTTCTAACGCCGTTGGGAGGGATGAAAATGATTTATTTAGTCATGCCGGTGCAATTGAGAGCTTGA